From one Henningerozyma blattae CBS 6284 chromosome 1, complete genome genomic stretch:
- the AIM2 gene encoding protein AIM2 (similar to Saccharomyces cerevisiae YAL049C; ancestral locus Anc_7.18), producing MASNPPQACCFKGYPQTGTIQGKMTKMFGIETYVTGSSPIEDRVLVICTDVFGLQLKHNKLVADALAAGGYKVVVPDILFGDALERLDETVDFVAWREKHNVTKTRAIVDKFMEGLKKEYNPKFIGVVGYCFGAKYAIQQIHATKGLAEVAAIAHPSFVSIEEIEAIGSKKPLLISAAEIDTVYTAELRHQTEAKLKEIKAIYQQDLFGGVEHGFSIRGDESIPQNVYAKEKVLFDQLYWFDYFFKKSKKCCKD from the coding sequence ATGGCATCTAATCCTCCACAAGCTTGTTGTTTCAAGGGGTATCCTCAGACAGGTACCATTCAAGGTAAGATGACCAAAATGTTTGGAATTGAAACATACGTAACAGGCTCATCTCCAATTGAGGATAGAGTTCTAGTTATCTGTACAGATGTTTTTGGTTTGCAATTGAAGCATAACAAACTAGTTGCTGACGCGTTAGCTGCTGGTGGCTACAAAGTAGTAGTTCCTGACATTTTGTTTGGTGATGCTTTAGAACGTTTGGATGAAACTGTTGATTTTGTTGCTTGGAGAGAAAAACACAATGTTACAAAGACAAGGGCAATTGTAGATAAATTTATGGAAGGACTAAAGAAGGAATATAATCCTAAATTTATTGGTGTAGTAGGGTACTGCTTTGGTGCCAAATATGCCATTCAACAGATACATGCTACTAAGGGGTTAGCCGAAGTAGCAGCAATTGCCCATCCTTCCTTTGTTtctattgaagaaatagaaGCCATTGGGAGTAAAAAACCCTTATTAATCTCTGCTGCTGAAATTGATACTGTTTATACCGCCGAGTTAAGACATCAAACTGAAgctaaattaaaagaaataaaggCTATTTATCAACAAGATTTATTTGGTGGTGTTGAACATGGGTTTTCAATTAGAGGTGATGAATCTATTCCACAAAATGTGTATGCTAAAgaaaaagttttatttGATCAATTGTATTGGTTTGATTATTTCTTCAAGAAATCTAAGAAGTGTTGCAAAGATTAA